CATCCGGTCTGCATATATTGGGCAGCGATAAAAATGGCAAAAACACCAACAGCGAAAGGAAATAGTCATGCTGAGAATTGCTATCCAGGCACCGCCTCAAGACAGTCAAAGGTGGACACTCATGAAACAATGTGGAGTCGAAGGCGCAGTTGGAGGCATAACACTGCGCCCAAAACCGGACGCGGAGCCAGAAGAACAGCCCTGGAGTTACACATCGCTGGCACAAGCAAAAGCCGCTTACGAAGCAGCCGGAATACCTCTTGAGGTCATTGAATCGCGGCCCCCCATGGAAAAGATCAAACTGGGATTGCCCGGACGAGACGAGGAAATTGAGGTAGTCTGTGAACTCCTCCAGAACATGGGCAAACTCGGAATCCCCGTGTGGTGTTATGCGTGGATGCCCATACTGGGAGTCATGCGAACATCCCGATCCATTTCATCTCGGGGCGGCGCGCATGTAAGCGGATTTGATCTCAATGCCCTGGAATCGCAAGGCGATCCCGCCGAGCGCCCCATACGCAATATTGACGGCGTATCAATAGCCGAACAAGAGATCTCCCTGGGAACCGTGACAGAGGAACAACAGTGGGCCAATCTGAAGTATTTTCTCGAGCGCATTGTACCCGTAGCAGAAGAAGCCAACGTCAAACTGGCTCTGCATCCCGATGACCCACCGCTATCGCCCATCCGCGGCATTGCGCGCATTATGAGCAGCGTAGAAAACTACCAGAAACTCGTTGACCTCGTACCGAGCCCGATGAATGGTATTGGGCTTTGCCAGGGTAATTTTACACTGATGACAGACGATTTGCCCTCGGTCATCCGGCACTTTGGCGAACAGAAAAAAATCCATTTCTTACACATTCGCGATGTTGTCGGCCAACCCGATAAATTTGAAGAAACATTTCACGACGATGGCAAAACAGACCTCGTCGAATGTTTGCGCGCATATCGAGACATCGGATTTGAC
The Gemmatimonadota bacterium genome window above contains:
- a CDS encoding mannonate dehydratase: MLRIAIQAPPQDSQRWTLMKQCGVEGAVGGITLRPKPDAEPEEQPWSYTSLAQAKAAYEAAGIPLEVIESRPPMEKIKLGLPGRDEEIEVVCELLQNMGKLGIPVWCYAWMPILGVMRTSRSISSRGGAHVSGFDLNALESQGDPAERPIRNIDGVSIAEQEISLGTVTEEQQWANLKYFLERIVPVAEEANVKLALHPDDPPLSPIRGIARIMSSVENYQKLVDLVPSPMNGIGLCQGNFTLMTDDLPSVIRHFGEQKKIHFLHIRDVVGQPDKFEETFHDDGKTDLVECLRAYRDIGFDGVCRPDHYPKMGDEQFGDEQGIARLFAVGYLKGIREAVYAE